In Phenylobacterium hankyongense, the sequence CTGCTCAGCGCGCCCTACGCGGCGGCGCTGGCGTACATCGGCTACGACCTGGTGCGCGCAGGCGGCCTGAAGACGGCGGCCCTGGTGGTCGTCGCCGCCGCCGTGGTCAGCGTGGCCAACTTCTTCCATCTGTCCCGCCGGCAGCTCGATCGCTCGCGCTCTGCGCTGCGCCTGGCCCGGCTGCGGGCCGAGGCCGGCGAACTGGCCGCCGAGTCCGCCAGTCGCGCCAAGAGCACCTTCCTGGCGACCATGAGCCACGAGATCCGCACGCCGCTGAACGGCGTGCTCGGCATGGCCCAGGCGATGGCCGCCGACGATCTGACCGACAAGCAGCGCGACCGGCTGGGCGTCATTCACGAGTCCGGCGAGGCGCTGCTGGCGATCCTCAACGACATCCTCGACCTGTCCAAGGTCGAGGCCGGCAAGCTGGATCTGGAGAGCATCGAGTTCGACCTGGCCGAGGTGGCGCGCGGGGCGCATTCGGCCTTCACGGCGCTCGCCAACAAGAAGGGCCTGTCGTTCGCCGTCAACGTGGAGGCCGCGCGCGGCCGCTACCTCGGCGATCCCACCCGGTTGCGGCAGATCCTCTACAACCTGATCTCCAACGCCCTGAAGTTCACCGACGAAGGCGAGATCCGCGTCACCGCCCTGCGCGACGGCGACATGCTGGAGATCTCGGTGGCCGACACCGGCGTCGGCATCTCGCCGGAGGGCCTGGCGCGGCTGTTCGGCAAGTTCGACCAGCTGGATTCCTCGACCACCCGGCGGTTCGGCGGCACCGGCCTGGGGCTCGCCATCTGCCGCGAGCTCGCCCAGCTGATGGGGGGCGAGATGAGCGTGGAAAGCGAACTGGGCCGCGGCTCGCGTTTCATCCTGCGCGCGCCGATCGCACACATCGGCGACGAGCGGCCGACCGGCGCCGGGGCGCCGCCCGCGCCGGAGGCGCGCCAGAGCCTGTCGCTGCGGGTGCTGGCGGCGGAGGACAACAGCGTCAACCAGCTGGTGTTGCGGACCCTGCTGCACCAGCTCGGCGTCGAGCCGGTGGTGGTCGACAATGGCGCCGCCGCCGTCCAGGCCTGGGCGGGCGCCCATTGGGACGTGGTGCTGATGGACGTGCAGATGCCCGACATGGACGGGATCGAGGCCACAGCCCGCATCCGGGCCCTGGAGCGGGAAATGGGCCGGCCCCGCACGCCGATCGTCGCCCTGACCGCCAACGCCATGTCCCACCAGATCGAGCGCTACCTGGCCGCCGGCATGGACACCCACGTCTCCAAGCCGATCGAGGCCTGCGCCCTGTTCGAAGCCCTGACCCTGGCCGCGGCCCTCGGCGAGGCCACCGCGGCGCCGGCGAAGGTCGCCTAGGGGCGGCGTCCACCAGGCCGGGATCGCCGGAGCTTGGCCCTCGGCGGCGCATAAACGGCTTCTCAACGACCCTCGGTTAGTGTCCCGGCCAAGATTGCGAAAAGTTTGGACCTAATGGCCCCTCGTATCCTGCCCAGCGCCAACATGCGGCCGCACGATCTTGCGTCGCTGAAGGTGCTCGTGGTGGACGACAACGCCAACGTCCAGCGGCTGATCGCCGACGTGCTGCACGCCGGCGGGGTCGGCCAGGTGGAGACCGCCGAGGACGGCGTTCGCGCCCGCGCCATGCTGGCCCGCTGGGATCCCGACATCGTCTTCTCCGACTGGACCATGCCGCTGATGGGCGGACTTGAGCTGACCCGCTCGATCCGCCGGGCCGCCGTCCATCCCGACCGCCGCATCCCCAACCCGCAGGTGCCGGTGATCATCGTCACCGGCCGGCGCAGCGCCGCCGACGTGGAGATGGCGCGCACCGCGGGCGTCAACGAGTTCGTCATCAAGCCGTTCACCCCGGCCGCGCTGCTGTCGCGGATCCAGCTGGTGCTGATGAAGCCGCGCTCCTTCATCATCAGCGAGGCCTACATCGGTCCCGACCGCCGCCGTCGCGTCGAGCTGAGCTATTCGGGTCCCCTGCGCCGGATGAGCGACCCCGAGGAGGTCGTCGACGCCATCGAGCGCACCGCCACCCGCGAGACCATCAGCGTCGAGCTCGACGCCCTGCGCAGCCTGATCACCGCGCGCGGCGGCGTCGATCGCGACACGCTGAAGATGACCTACCGGGTGATGCAGCACACCAGCTTCCGCGCCCGCCAGGTGCGCGACGCCATGGTCGACCGGGCCTCGACCCTGCTGATGGAATACGTCGACGCCATGGGCGGCCCCGAGCACTGCGAGCCGCAGGTGCTCGACCTGCACTTCAAGGCGATCAGCACCCTGCTGGACACCCCGGAGGGCGACGTCGAGCTGGCGGCCAAGCTGGTCGGCCATCTCGCCGCGGTAGTGAAGCAAAAGGCCTCGCGGCGCCGCAAGGCGGCGTGACCCGGGGCGTGCGGCCCGCTACACCGCCCGCATGGCCGAACCCTTCAACGACAAAGTCCTCACTGGCTCCAAGGCGGAGCGTTACGCCGCCGTCGGCGGGGAGATCGCCGCCGTGCTGGAGGGCGAGCTCAACCTGACCGCCCGGATGGCGACCGTGGCCTCCATGCTGGCCAACACCTTCGAGCATTTCTACTGGACCGGCTTCTACGTGGTCGATCCCGAGAAGCGGGAGGAGCTGGTGGTCGGCCCCTACCAGGGCACGCTGGGGTGCCTGCGGATCGCCTTCGGCCGCGGGGTCTGCGGCACGGCCGCGCGCACCCGCCAGACCCAGGTGGTGGAGGACGTCAACGCCTTCCCCGGCCACATCGCCTGCGACAGCCGCTCGGTCAGCGAGATCGTCGTGCCGGTGGTGGACGAGAACGGCCACCTGATCGCCGTGTTCGACGTGGATTCTGAGACCCCGGCGGCCTTCGACAGCGAGGATCAGAAAGGACTGGAGCAGATTCTGAAGTCGGTGTTCGCCGCCGGTTGACGTTAACGGCGCCTGCCATTGTCTTACCCTGCGGCGCCCTCATACATCTGTTTCGAGGCGCGGATCGCGCAGCGAAATCAACGGGAGCGAAGGACATGGCCGAAGCCTATATCGTAGCTGCGACGCGCACCGCCGGCGGGCGCAAGGGCGGCCGCCTGCGGGACTGGCACCCGGCCGACCTCGGCGCGGTGGTGCTGAACGAGCTGGTCGAGCGCACCGGCGCGGACCCCGCCATCGTCGAGGACGTGGTCATGGGCTGCGTCATGCAGGTGGGCGAGCAGGCCACCAACATCGCCCGCAACGCCATCCTCGCCTCGAAGCTGCCCGAGAGCGTGCCCGGCACCTCGGTGGACCGCCAGTGCGGCTCCTCGCAACAGGCCCTGCAGTTCGCCGCCCAGGCGGTGATGAGCGGCACCATGGATGTGGTGATCGCCGCCGGCGTCGAGAGCATGACCCGGGTGCCGATGGGGCTCTCCGTGGCCCTGCCGGCCAAGGAGGGCTTCGGCCAGCCGATGAGCCCGAACATGCAGCAGCGCTACCCCAACATCCAGTTCTCCCAGTTCATGGGCGCCGAGATGATGGCGGAGAAGTACAAGCTGACGAAGGACCAGCTGGACGAGTTCGGCTACCGGTCCCACCAGCGGGCGATCGCCGCGACCCAGGCCGGCGCCTTCAGGGACGAGATCGTCGCCATCGACGGCAAGGACGCTGAGGGTAACGCCGCGCGCCACGATAGCGACGAGGGCATCCGCTACGACGTCAGTCTCGACGGCATGAAGGCGGTGAAGCTGCTGCGCGAAGGCGGGCGGATCACCGCGGCCACCTCCAGCCAGATCTGCGACGGCGCCTCGGGCGTGATGATCGTCTCGGAAAAGGGGCTGAAGGACCTCGGCCTCGAGCCGATGGCCCGCATCCACCACCTGTCGGTGATCGGCCACGACCCGGTGATCATGCTGGAAGCGCCGCTTCCGGCCACCGAACGGGCGCTGAAGAAGGCCGGCATGTCGGTGGACGACATCGACCTCTTCGAAGTCAACGAGGCCTTCGCCTCGGTGCCGGTGGCCTGGCTGCAGACCCTGGGCGCCGACCCGGAGAAGCTCAACGTCAACGGCGGCGCCATCGCGCTCGGCCACCCGCTGGGCGCCTCGGGCACCAAGCTGATGACCACCCTGCTGCACGCCCTGAAGGCCCGCGGCGGGCGCTACGGCCTGCAGACCATGTGCGAAGGTGGCGGCCTGGCCAACGTCACCATCGTCGAGCGCCTCTAGGTCGTTCTCGCGCCGTCATCCCCGGGCTTGTCCCGGGGACCCATGCACACGGGCCTTGCAGGTCGGGCCCGAAGCGCGGTGTTCATGGATGGCCGGCACAAGGCCGGCCATGATGTCCTGGAGGGGATGATGTCCCGCATCTTCGCCATCACCGGCGCGTTCGGCGTCCTCGGATCCGCCGTGGCCAGGGCTGCGGCGGGGCAGGGCGCGCGGGTGGCGATGATCGACTATGCGACGGCGCCGGCGGCCGGCCAGGCCGGGGGCGACGACGTGCTGGCGCTGGGCGGCGTCGACCTCTCCGATGCCGAGGCGGCGGGCGCGGCCATCGAGGCGGTGACCCAGCGCTTCGGCGGCCTCGACGTGCTGGTCAATGTCGCCGGCGGCTTCACCTGGGAGACGCACGAGGCCGGCAGCGCCGAGAGCTGGCGGCGGATGTTCCAGATCAACGTCGAGACCGCGGCCAACGCCAGCCGCGCGGCCATCCCGCACCTCAAGCGCAGCGACGCCGGCCGGATCGTCAACGTCGGGGCCAGCGCCGCCGTGAAGGCGGCCACCGGCATGGGCGCCTATGCGGCCGCGAAGGCCGGCGTCCACCGGCTGACCGAAGCCCTGGCTGAGGAGCTGAAGGGCGACGGCGTCACCGTCAACGCCGTGCTGCCCTCGATCCTCGACACCCCGACGAACCGCGCCGACATGCCGAAGGCGGACGCCTCCGCCTGGGTGGCGCCGGCCGACCTGGCGGCGGTGATCCTGTTCCTGGCGTCGGAGGAGGCGCGGGCGGTGACCGGCGCCCTCGTGCCCGTCACCGGGCGGGTCTAGCCGCCGGGCTTGCCTTCCGCGCACGTCGCTTCGGTAGGGTGGCGCAAGACCACTCGCCACACGGGGAAACGACCATGATCGGCTACGCCACCATCGGCTCCAACGACCTGGAGCGTTCGAAGACCTTCTACGACACCGTGCTGGAGCCGCTCGGCGGGCGGCGCACCTTCGCCATGGGCGAGCGCATGCAGTTCTACGGCGGCCAGGGCCCGGGAATGCTGGCGATCTGCCAGCCCTATGACCAGCAGCCGGCGACCGTGGGCAACGGCGCGATGTTCGGCCTGCCGGCGCCCACCCGCGAGGCGGTCGATGCGGCGCACGCCGCGGCCGTGGCCGCCGGCGCGCAGTGCGAGGGCCAGCCCGGCCCCCGCACCGCCAACTTCTACGCCGCCTACTTCCGCGATCCGGACGGCAACAAGCTCTGCGTCTTCAAGGCCGGCTAGCCGCCGGTCGGCGCCACCCGCCAGACGATGCCGCCGACGTCGTCGGCCACCAGCAGGGCGCCGCGCCTGTCGACGGCCACGCCGACCGGCCGCCCCTGGATCTTGTTGTCCGCGTTGAGGAAGCCGGTGAGGAAGAGCTGCGCCGGCATCTGCGGCCGGCCGCCGGCGAAGGGCACATAGACCACCCGGTAGCCGTTCAGCGGCTTGCGGTTCCACGAGCCGTGCTGGCCGATGAAGGCGCCGCCCTTGTACTGCGCCGGGAAGGCGTCGGCCGTGTAGAAGGCCACGCTCAGCGAGGCGGTGTGCGGGCCGAGGCCGTAGTCGGGCGCGATGGCCTTGGCGACCATGTCCGGCCGCTGCGGGTTCACCCGGTTGTCGGCGTGCTGGCCCCAGTAGGCGTAGGGCCAGCCGTAGAAGCCGCCGTCCTTGACGCTGGTCAGGAAGTCCGGCGGCAGGTCGTTGCCGATCTCGTCGCGCTCGTTGGACACCGTCCACATGACGCCGGTGGTCGGCTCGAAGGCGATGCCGTTCGGATTGCGGATGCCGGTGGCGTACTCGCGCGCCTGGCCGGTGGCGATGTCGTACTGCCAGATGGCCGCGCGCCCGGCTTCCGCCGCCAGGCCGTTCTCGCCGACGTTCGAGTTGGAGCCGACCGTGGCGTAGAGCTTGGAGCCATCGGGGCTGGCGACCACGTTCTTGGTCCAGTGGTGGTTGATCGGCGGGCCCGGCAGGTCGAACACCTTCT encodes:
- a CDS encoding ATP-binding protein, which gives rise to MDQSVSDDARVRTPADKPSGFSLLAASARNMLPRLLSATAVGAVAALHIGPARVALWGLAVTAGILVSTRLAAAMDTHRRSRWLRPLTYAATANSLAAGALQALMVVVIWRGGGDLAHGFAVVTAFIGLSYVLLHYYANLVMFRLLSAPYAAALAYIGYDLVRAGGLKTAALVVVAAAVVSVANFFHLSRRQLDRSRSALRLARLRAEAGELAAESASRAKSTFLATMSHEIRTPLNGVLGMAQAMAADDLTDKQRDRLGVIHESGEALLAILNDILDLSKVEAGKLDLESIEFDLAEVARGAHSAFTALANKKGLSFAVNVEAARGRYLGDPTRLRQILYNLISNALKFTDEGEIRVTALRDGDMLEISVADTGVGISPEGLARLFGKFDQLDSSTTRRFGGTGLGLAICRELAQLMGGEMSVESELGRGSRFILRAPIAHIGDERPTGAGAPPAPEARQSLSLRVLAAEDNSVNQLVLRTLLHQLGVEPVVVDNGAAAVQAWAGAHWDVVLMDVQMPDMDGIEATARIRALEREMGRPRTPIVALTANAMSHQIERYLAAGMDTHVSKPIEACALFEALTLAAALGEATAAPAKVA
- a CDS encoding response regulator translates to MAPRILPSANMRPHDLASLKVLVVDDNANVQRLIADVLHAGGVGQVETAEDGVRARAMLARWDPDIVFSDWTMPLMGGLELTRSIRRAAVHPDRRIPNPQVPVIIVTGRRSAADVEMARTAGVNEFVIKPFTPAALLSRIQLVLMKPRSFIISEAYIGPDRRRRVELSYSGPLRRMSDPEEVVDAIERTATRETISVELDALRSLITARGGVDRDTLKMTYRVMQHTSFRARQVRDAMVDRASTLLMEYVDAMGGPEHCEPQVLDLHFKAISTLLDTPEGDVELAAKLVGHLAAVVKQKASRRRKAA
- a CDS encoding GAF domain-containing protein — translated: MAEPFNDKVLTGSKAERYAAVGGEIAAVLEGELNLTARMATVASMLANTFEHFYWTGFYVVDPEKREELVVGPYQGTLGCLRIAFGRGVCGTAARTRQTQVVEDVNAFPGHIACDSRSVSEIVVPVVDENGHLIAVFDVDSETPAAFDSEDQKGLEQILKSVFAAG
- a CDS encoding acetyl-CoA C-acetyltransferase — translated: MAEAYIVAATRTAGGRKGGRLRDWHPADLGAVVLNELVERTGADPAIVEDVVMGCVMQVGEQATNIARNAILASKLPESVPGTSVDRQCGSSQQALQFAAQAVMSGTMDVVIAAGVESMTRVPMGLSVALPAKEGFGQPMSPNMQQRYPNIQFSQFMGAEMMAEKYKLTKDQLDEFGYRSHQRAIAATQAGAFRDEIVAIDGKDAEGNAARHDSDEGIRYDVSLDGMKAVKLLREGGRITAATSSQICDGASGVMIVSEKGLKDLGLEPMARIHHLSVIGHDPVIMLEAPLPATERALKKAGMSVDDIDLFEVNEAFASVPVAWLQTLGADPEKLNVNGGAIALGHPLGASGTKLMTTLLHALKARGGRYGLQTMCEGGGLANVTIVERL
- a CDS encoding SDR family NAD(P)-dependent oxidoreductase, which codes for MMSRIFAITGAFGVLGSAVARAAAGQGARVAMIDYATAPAAGQAGGDDVLALGGVDLSDAEAAGAAIEAVTQRFGGLDVLVNVAGGFTWETHEAGSAESWRRMFQINVETAANASRAAIPHLKRSDAGRIVNVGASAAVKAATGMGAYAAAKAGVHRLTEALAEELKGDGVTVNAVLPSILDTPTNRADMPKADASAWVAPADLAAVILFLASEEARAVTGALVPVTGRV
- a CDS encoding VOC family protein; translation: MIGYATIGSNDLERSKTFYDTVLEPLGGRRTFAMGERMQFYGGQGPGMLAICQPYDQQPATVGNGAMFGLPAPTREAVDAAHAAAVAAGAQCEGQPGPRTANFYAAYFRDPDGNKLCVFKAG
- a CDS encoding PQQ-dependent sugar dehydrogenase, translating into MRQTLFAASAMSVLALAGCSSKGSSDPFVGFGPNPPLAAPHKSLIPTVGVPKVVGWPAGAAPKAPAGFTVVRYAEGLDHPRWVYVLPNGDTLVAESAGEPSTADKTNQGIKGFFQRMLMKQVGSARPSPNKIILLRDTNGDGVADTKTVFAEGLRSPFGMTLVGNTLYVANDNGVVKFPYADGQTQEQGPGEKVFDLPGPPINHHWTKNVVASPDGSKLYATVGSNSNVGENGLAAEAGRAAIWQYDIATGQAREYATGIRNPNGIAFEPTTGVMWTVSNERDEIGNDLPPDFLTSVKDGGFYGWPYAYWGQHADNRVNPQRPDMVAKAIAPDYGLGPHTASLSVAFYTADAFPAQYKGGAFIGQHGSWNRKPLNGYRVVYVPFAGGRPQMPAQLFLTGFLNADNKIQGRPVGVAVDRRGALLVADDVGGIVWRVAPTGG